The Exiguobacterium aurantiacum DSM 6208 genome includes a window with the following:
- a CDS encoding type II toxin-antitoxin system PemK/MazF family toxin, whose amino-acid sequence MSSSLNQLQRPLVGEIGYIDFDPSAGSEIQKRRPAIVISQNDFNRTGFCIICPITHTERPLFVRIPDGLPVEGYINVIQAKSIDWRARRWKRTTTCPVEVLEQVQEIVAVAILGECSIIRT is encoded by the coding sequence ATGTCATCTTCATTGAATCAATTACAGCGACCCCTCGTCGGAGAGATTGGCTATATCGATTTTGACCCAAGCGCGGGATCTGAAATTCAAAAACGGCGCCCCGCGATTGTGATTAGCCAAAATGATTTCAATCGAACTGGATTTTGCATCATTTGCCCAATCACCCATACTGAAAGACCTTTGTTTGTTCGTATACCCGATGGATTACCAGTAGAAGGTTACATTAACGTCATTCAAGCCAAGTCAATCGACTGGAGGGCCCGACGGTGGAAACGAACGACGACGTGTCCAGTCGAAGTGTTAGAACAAGTTCAAGAAATTGTAGCCGTAGCCATTCTAGGTGAATGTTCGATCATTCGAACTTAG
- a CDS encoding flagellar hook-basal body protein, which produces MLRGLYTAAGAMNALQRQQEILSNNLGNVRTPGFKASNGVVRSFPDMLLAQVSNPGNGRSRVQGQVGTLSTGVYLQETMPRLSAGSISETGSPTDVYLKAPAGFTGAPMFAVEQNGETLYTTNGRFAVDEGRFLRSADGGYVLSDAGARIQLPSSEFTLSAAGQITSLGENVATLGAYQIDDLATLEQVGNDYRVNGDAPELAPVAFQQGFIEEANVNLDQTMADLMMTYRQFEANQKVVQAYDKSAERAIEIARVR; this is translated from the coding sequence ATGTTACGCGGACTATATACGGCGGCCGGTGCGATGAACGCGCTGCAACGCCAGCAAGAGATTTTAAGCAACAACCTCGGCAACGTGCGGACACCTGGATTTAAGGCGTCTAACGGCGTCGTCCGGTCATTCCCGGACATGTTGCTCGCCCAAGTGAGCAACCCCGGCAACGGACGCTCACGGGTACAAGGTCAGGTCGGGACGCTCTCGACCGGGGTGTATCTTCAAGAGACGATGCCGCGGCTCTCGGCCGGCAGCATCTCGGAAACAGGTAGCCCGACGGACGTCTATTTAAAGGCGCCGGCCGGATTCACCGGTGCGCCGATGTTCGCGGTCGAACAAAACGGTGAGACGCTTTACACGACGAACGGCCGTTTCGCAGTCGACGAGGGGCGTTTCCTCCGTTCAGCTGACGGTGGGTACGTCTTGTCGGACGCGGGTGCCCGCATCCAATTGCCGTCAAGCGAATTCACGCTGTCGGCGGCCGGACAAATCACGTCACTCGGGGAGAACGTGGCGACACTCGGTGCCTACCAGATCGATGACTTGGCGACGCTCGAACAGGTCGGCAACGACTATCGTGTGAACGGCGATGCGCCGGAACTTGCGCCTGTCGCGTTCCAACAAGGGTTCATCGAAGAGGCGAACGTCAATCTCGACCAGACGATGGCCGACCTCATGATGACGTATCGCCAATTCGAGGCGAACCAGAAAGTCGTCCAAGCGTATGACAAGAGTGCCGAGCGGGCCATTGAAATCGCTCGGGTTCGATAA
- a CDS encoding AbrB/MazE/SpoVT family DNA-binding domain-containing protein, giving the protein MARRVTNDRSKVVVRKVGGSKGVTLPKALSADIGDQFYIQQHHDGTIILTPLEKPKILKNVFADVNEETYADLYEVILEEVGKEAE; this is encoded by the coding sequence ATGGCTCGTCGAGTTACAAATGACCGCTCTAAAGTCGTCGTGAGAAAAGTAGGCGGTTCAAAAGGCGTAACGTTACCAAAGGCGCTTTCTGCGGACATTGGAGATCAGTTTTACATTCAACAACATCATGACGGAACGATCATCCTTACGCCTTTAGAAAAACCAAAAATCCTGAAAAACGTATTTGCTGATGTGAATGAAGAGACGTATGCAGATTTATACGAGGTCATCCTTGAAGAAGTAGGCAAGGAAGCAGAGTAA